A region of Drosophila mauritiana strain mau12 chromosome 3L, ASM438214v1, whole genome shotgun sequence DNA encodes the following proteins:
- the LOC117142128 gene encoding formin-like protein isoform X3: MGAVKSRTITSADVDADEQLQHPNPHAHHHSMRNGHQHNGSISSGTLQKQDLRYDIGCSSQYQHVRQPSLRSRSQQPMPTTDELDRRFAKVLASMDLPPDKAKLLRNYDDEKKWDMICDQEMVQAKDPPSHYLSKLRTYLDPKASRSHRLYLFYFLCQKRKMVGESTSTQVLRDLEISLRTNHIEWVKEFLDDTNQGLDALVDYLSFRLQMMRHEQRLQGVLCASEERLNLTNGGDGGEIVMGNSSSVSPGGGGGLLSHGNSTGHGLANGTLDSRQQHTMSYGFLRPTIADALDSPSLKRRSRHIAKLNMGAATDDIHVSIMCLRAIMNNKYGFNMVIQHREAINCIALSLIHKSLRTKALVLELLAAICLVKGGHEIILGSFDNFKDVCQEKRRFQTLMEYFMNFEAFNIDFMVACMQFMNIVVHSVEDMNYRVHLQYEFTALGLDKYLERIRLTESEELKVQISAYLDNVFDVAALMEDSETKTSALERVQELEDQLEREIDRNSEFLYKYAELESESLTLKTEREQLAMIRQKLEEELTVMQRMLQHNEQELKKRDTLLHTKNMELQTLSRSLPRSASSGDGSLANGGLMAGSTSGAASLTLPPPPPPMPASPTASSAAPPPPPPPAPPAPPPPPMMPGFSPLGSPSGSLASTAPSPPHAPPMLSSFQPPPPPVAGFMPAPDGAMTIKRKVPTKYKLPTLNWIALKPNQVRGTIFNELDDEKIFKQIDFNEFEERFKIGIGGALRNGSNGTEVDGSLQSSKRFKRPDNVSLLEHTRLRNIAISRRKLGMPIDDVIAAIHSLDLKKLSLENVELLQKMVPTDAEVKSYKEYIIERKDQQLLTEEDKFMLQLSRVERISSKLAIMNYMGNFVDSVHLISPQVQSIAGASNSLKQSRKFKAVLEIVLAFGNYLNSNKRGPAYGFKLQSLDTLIDTKSTDKRSSLLHYIVATIRAKFPELLNFESELYGTDKAASVALENVVADVQELEKGMDLVRKEAELRVKGAQTHILRDFLNNSEDKLKKIKSDLRHAQEAFKECVEYFGDSSRNADAAAFFALIVRFTRAFKQHDQENEQRLRLEKAAALAASKKENDQVLMRNKVNQKKQQQIHCLLDFANQQQKQLAQS, encoded by the exons GCTTCGATGGACTTGCCACCGGATAAAGCAAAGTTGCTGCGGAACTACGATGACGAGAAGAAGTGGGACATGATATGCGATCAA GAAATGGTGCAGGCAAAGGATCCGCCCTCACATTACTTGAGTAAACTGCGCACATATCTGGACCCAAAGGCATCAAGGAGTCATCGG CTTTATCTCTTCTACTTTCTTTGTCAGAAACGGAAAATGGTCGGCGAGTCCACGTCCACCCAGGTGCTCCGCGATCTGGAGATCTCGCTGCGCACGAACCACATCGAGTGGGTGAAGGAGTTCCTGGATGACACGAACCAGGGTCTGGACGCCCTGGTCGACTATCTCAGCTTCCGACTGCAGATGATGCGGCACGAGCAGCGCCTTCAGGGTGTCTTATGTGCCTCGGAGGAGCGTCTGAATCTCACGAACGGCGGCGATGGCGGCGAGATAGTGATGGGAAACAGTAGTTCTGTTAGTCCTGGTGGAGGTGGTGGTTTACTATCCCATGGAAACAGTACGGGTCATGGTCTGGCCAATGGCACACTGGACTCGAGGCAGCAGCACACAATGTCCTATGGATTCCTACGACCCACCATTGCCGATGCTCTGGATAGTCCTAGTTTGAAGCGAAGGTCACGACATATTGCCAAATTAAACATGGGTGCCGCCACGGACGACATCCATGTGTCCATTATGTGCCTGCGAGCCATCATGAACAACAAGTATGGGTTCAACATGGTCATCCAGCATCGCGAGGCCATCAACTGCATTGCCTTGAGTCTTATCCACAAATCGCTGAGGACGAAAGCCCTGGTCCTGGAGCTGCTGGCAGCCATCTGTCTGGTAAAGGGCGGACACGAGATCATTTTGGGTTCGTTCGATAACTTCAAGGATGTGTGCCAGGAGAAGCGTCGCTTCCAAACGCTCATGGAGTACTTTATGAACTTCGAGGCCTTTAACATAGATTTTATGGTTGCCTGCATGCAGTTTATGAACATCGTTGTCCACTCGGTGGAGGACATGAACTACAGAGTCCACTTGCAGTACGAGTTTACGGCCCTGGGCTTGGATAAGTATCTGGAGCGAATTCGACTGACAGAATCGGAGGAGCTGAAGGTGCAGATATCAGCCTATTTGGACAACGTCTTCGATGTGGCTGCCTTGATGGAGGATTCCGAGACAAAAACTTCAGCCCTGGAACGAGTCCAGGAGCTTGAGGATCAACTTGAGCGAGAAATAGATCGTAACTCAGAGTTCCTCTATAAGTATGCGGAATTAGAGTCCGAGAGTCTAACGCTGAAAACGGAACGCGAGCAGCTGGCTATGATCCGGCAGAAGCTGGAGGAGGAACTTACAGTGATGCAGCGGATGTTGCAGCACAACGAGCAGGAACTGAAGAAGCGGGACACACTGCTGCACACAAAGAACATGGAGCTGCAGACGCTTTCGCGTTCCCTGCCACGATCCGCCTCCAGCGGCGATGGTTCTCTGGCGAATGGTGGCCTCATGGCTGGTTCCACTTCGGGGGCAGCCTCTCTAACATTGCCACCACCTCCGCCGCCAATGCCCGCCTCGCCTACTGCAAGTTCAGCTGCTCCTCCACCACCTCCGCCGCCAGCACCACCggctccaccaccaccgccaatGATGCCGGGCTTCAGTCCGCTGGGCAGTCCGAGCGGCAGCCTAGCCTCGACAGCGCCATCGCCGCCACATGCCCCGCCTATGCTAAGCTCCTTCCAACCACCACCGCCTCCAGTGGCCGGCTTTATGCCCGCTCCCGATGGCGCCATGACCATCAAACGCAAGGTGCCCACTAAATACAAGTTGCCCACCTTGAACTGGATAGCACTAAAGCCTAATCAG GTACGTGGTACAATATTCAACGAGCTGGATGACGAAAAGATCTTCAAGCAAATCGACTTCAACGAGTTTGAGGAGCGATTCAAGATCGGCATTGGCGGCGCCTTGCGCAATGGTAGCAATGGAACCGAGGTTGATGGGTCGCTGCAGTCCAGCAAACGCTTCAAGAGGCCCGACAATGTCTCGCTGCTGGAGCACACGAGGTTAAGAAACATTG CAATCTCCCGTCGCAAGCTGGGTATGCCCATTGACGATGTCATCGCCGCCATCCATAGTCTGGACCTGAAGAAACTTTCCCTGGAGAACGTCGAGCTGCTGCAAAAAATGGTGCCCACGGATGCCGAGGTCAAATCCTACAAGGAATACATCATCGAGCGCAAGGACCAGCAGCTACTCACCGAAGAAGACAAGTTTATGCTGCAGTTGTCGCGTGTGGAGCGTATCTCGTCCAAGCTAGCCATTATGAACTACATGGGCAATTTTGTCGACAGCGTTCATCTCATTAGTCCG CAAGTGCAATCGATAGCAGGAGCGTCGAATTCCTTAAAACAATCTCGAAAATTCAAGGCGGTTTTAGAAATTGTCCTGGCTTTCGGCAACTATCTCAACAGCAACAAACGGGGACCAGCCTATGGCTTTAAGCTGCAATCGCTGGACACGCTGATCGATACAAAATCCACAGACAAGCGATCGTCGCTGCTTCACTATATTGTGGCCACCATACGGGCCAAGTTCCCGGAACTGCTGAACTTCGAGAGCGAGCTGTATGGAACAGACAAGGCTGCATCGGTGGCACTAGAGAATGTGGTGGCCGATGTTCAGGAGCTGGAAAAGGGCATGGATCTGGTGCGCAAGGAGGCCGAGTTGCGAGTGAAGGGTGCCCAAACGCATATACTGCGGGACTTCCTGAACAACAGCGAGGACAAGCTGAAGAAGATCAAGAGCGATCTGCGGCATGCACAGGAAGCGTTCAAGGAGTGCGTTGAGTACTTTGGCGACTCCTCACGGAATGCAGATGCGGCTGCTTTCTTTGCGTTGATCGTACGCTTCACAAGAGCGTTTAAG CAACACGATCAGGAGAACGAGCAGCGTCTTCGCCTGGAAAAGGCCGCTGCGCTGGCCGCTTCCAAGAAAGAGAACGATCAGGTGCTGATGCGCAACAAGGTGAACCAGAAGAAGCAACAG CAAATACATTGTCTGCTCGACTTTGCCAATCAGCAACAGAAGCAGCTTGCCCAATCGTAG
- the LOC117142128 gene encoding formin-like protein isoform X4, producing MGAVKSRTITSADVDADEQLQHPNPHAHHHSMRNGHQHNGSISSGTLQKQDLRYDIGCSSQYQHVRQPSLRSRSQQPMPTTDELDRRFAKVLASMDLPPDKAKLLRNYDDEKKWDMICDQEMVQAKDPPSHYLSKLRTYLDPKASRSHRKRKMVGESTSTQVLRDLEISLRTNHIEWVKEFLDDTNQGLDALVDYLSFRLQMMRHEQRLQGVLCASEERLNLTNGGDGGEIVMGNSSSVSPGGGGGLLSHGNSTGHGLANGTLDSRQQHTMSYGFLRPTIADALDSPSLKRRSRHIAKLNMGAATDDIHVSIMCLRAIMNNKYGFNMVIQHREAINCIALSLIHKSLRTKALVLELLAAICLVKGGHEIILGSFDNFKDVCQEKRRFQTLMEYFMNFEAFNIDFMVACMQFMNIVVHSVEDMNYRVHLQYEFTALGLDKYLERIRLTESEELKVQISAYLDNVFDVAALMEDSETKTSALERVQELEDQLEREIDRNSEFLYKYAELESESLTLKTEREQLAMIRQKLEEELTVMQRMLQHNEQELKKRDTLLHTKNMELQTLSRSLPRSASSGDGSLANGGLMAGSTSGAASLTLPPPPPPMPASPTASSAAPPPPPPPAPPAPPPPPMMPGFSPLGSPSGSLASTAPSPPHAPPMLSSFQPPPPPVAGFMPAPDGAMTIKRKVPTKYKLPTLNWIALKPNQVRGTIFNELDDEKIFKQIDFNEFEERFKIGIGGALRNGSNGTEVDGSLQSSKRFKRPDNVSLLEHTRLRNIAISRRKLGMPIDDVIAAIHSLDLKKLSLENVELLQKMVPTDAEVKSYKEYIIERKDQQLLTEEDKFMLQLSRVERISSKLAIMNYMGNFVDSVHLISPQVQSIAGASNSLKQSRKFKAVLEIVLAFGNYLNSNKRGPAYGFKLQSLDTLIDTKSTDKRSSLLHYIVATIRAKFPELLNFESELYGTDKAASVALENVVADVQELEKGMDLVRKEAELRVKGAQTHILRDFLNNSEDKLKKIKSDLRHAQEAFKECVEYFGDSSRNADAAAFFALIVRFTRAFKQHDQENEQRLRLEKAAALAASKKENDQVLMRNKVNQKKQQQIHCLLDFANQQQKQLAQS from the exons GCTTCGATGGACTTGCCACCGGATAAAGCAAAGTTGCTGCGGAACTACGATGACGAGAAGAAGTGGGACATGATATGCGATCAA GAAATGGTGCAGGCAAAGGATCCGCCCTCACATTACTTGAGTAAACTGCGCACATATCTGGACCCAAAGGCATCAAGGAGTCATCGG AAACGGAAAATGGTCGGCGAGTCCACGTCCACCCAGGTGCTCCGCGATCTGGAGATCTCGCTGCGCACGAACCACATCGAGTGGGTGAAGGAGTTCCTGGATGACACGAACCAGGGTCTGGACGCCCTGGTCGACTATCTCAGCTTCCGACTGCAGATGATGCGGCACGAGCAGCGCCTTCAGGGTGTCTTATGTGCCTCGGAGGAGCGTCTGAATCTCACGAACGGCGGCGATGGCGGCGAGATAGTGATGGGAAACAGTAGTTCTGTTAGTCCTGGTGGAGGTGGTGGTTTACTATCCCATGGAAACAGTACGGGTCATGGTCTGGCCAATGGCACACTGGACTCGAGGCAGCAGCACACAATGTCCTATGGATTCCTACGACCCACCATTGCCGATGCTCTGGATAGTCCTAGTTTGAAGCGAAGGTCACGACATATTGCCAAATTAAACATGGGTGCCGCCACGGACGACATCCATGTGTCCATTATGTGCCTGCGAGCCATCATGAACAACAAGTATGGGTTCAACATGGTCATCCAGCATCGCGAGGCCATCAACTGCATTGCCTTGAGTCTTATCCACAAATCGCTGAGGACGAAAGCCCTGGTCCTGGAGCTGCTGGCAGCCATCTGTCTGGTAAAGGGCGGACACGAGATCATTTTGGGTTCGTTCGATAACTTCAAGGATGTGTGCCAGGAGAAGCGTCGCTTCCAAACGCTCATGGAGTACTTTATGAACTTCGAGGCCTTTAACATAGATTTTATGGTTGCCTGCATGCAGTTTATGAACATCGTTGTCCACTCGGTGGAGGACATGAACTACAGAGTCCACTTGCAGTACGAGTTTACGGCCCTGGGCTTGGATAAGTATCTGGAGCGAATTCGACTGACAGAATCGGAGGAGCTGAAGGTGCAGATATCAGCCTATTTGGACAACGTCTTCGATGTGGCTGCCTTGATGGAGGATTCCGAGACAAAAACTTCAGCCCTGGAACGAGTCCAGGAGCTTGAGGATCAACTTGAGCGAGAAATAGATCGTAACTCAGAGTTCCTCTATAAGTATGCGGAATTAGAGTCCGAGAGTCTAACGCTGAAAACGGAACGCGAGCAGCTGGCTATGATCCGGCAGAAGCTGGAGGAGGAACTTACAGTGATGCAGCGGATGTTGCAGCACAACGAGCAGGAACTGAAGAAGCGGGACACACTGCTGCACACAAAGAACATGGAGCTGCAGACGCTTTCGCGTTCCCTGCCACGATCCGCCTCCAGCGGCGATGGTTCTCTGGCGAATGGTGGCCTCATGGCTGGTTCCACTTCGGGGGCAGCCTCTCTAACATTGCCACCACCTCCGCCGCCAATGCCCGCCTCGCCTACTGCAAGTTCAGCTGCTCCTCCACCACCTCCGCCGCCAGCACCACCggctccaccaccaccgccaatGATGCCGGGCTTCAGTCCGCTGGGCAGTCCGAGCGGCAGCCTAGCCTCGACAGCGCCATCGCCGCCACATGCCCCGCCTATGCTAAGCTCCTTCCAACCACCACCGCCTCCAGTGGCCGGCTTTATGCCCGCTCCCGATGGCGCCATGACCATCAAACGCAAGGTGCCCACTAAATACAAGTTGCCCACCTTGAACTGGATAGCACTAAAGCCTAATCAG GTACGTGGTACAATATTCAACGAGCTGGATGACGAAAAGATCTTCAAGCAAATCGACTTCAACGAGTTTGAGGAGCGATTCAAGATCGGCATTGGCGGCGCCTTGCGCAATGGTAGCAATGGAACCGAGGTTGATGGGTCGCTGCAGTCCAGCAAACGCTTCAAGAGGCCCGACAATGTCTCGCTGCTGGAGCACACGAGGTTAAGAAACATTG CAATCTCCCGTCGCAAGCTGGGTATGCCCATTGACGATGTCATCGCCGCCATCCATAGTCTGGACCTGAAGAAACTTTCCCTGGAGAACGTCGAGCTGCTGCAAAAAATGGTGCCCACGGATGCCGAGGTCAAATCCTACAAGGAATACATCATCGAGCGCAAGGACCAGCAGCTACTCACCGAAGAAGACAAGTTTATGCTGCAGTTGTCGCGTGTGGAGCGTATCTCGTCCAAGCTAGCCATTATGAACTACATGGGCAATTTTGTCGACAGCGTTCATCTCATTAGTCCG CAAGTGCAATCGATAGCAGGAGCGTCGAATTCCTTAAAACAATCTCGAAAATTCAAGGCGGTTTTAGAAATTGTCCTGGCTTTCGGCAACTATCTCAACAGCAACAAACGGGGACCAGCCTATGGCTTTAAGCTGCAATCGCTGGACACGCTGATCGATACAAAATCCACAGACAAGCGATCGTCGCTGCTTCACTATATTGTGGCCACCATACGGGCCAAGTTCCCGGAACTGCTGAACTTCGAGAGCGAGCTGTATGGAACAGACAAGGCTGCATCGGTGGCACTAGAGAATGTGGTGGCCGATGTTCAGGAGCTGGAAAAGGGCATGGATCTGGTGCGCAAGGAGGCCGAGTTGCGAGTGAAGGGTGCCCAAACGCATATACTGCGGGACTTCCTGAACAACAGCGAGGACAAGCTGAAGAAGATCAAGAGCGATCTGCGGCATGCACAGGAAGCGTTCAAGGAGTGCGTTGAGTACTTTGGCGACTCCTCACGGAATGCAGATGCGGCTGCTTTCTTTGCGTTGATCGTACGCTTCACAAGAGCGTTTAAG CAACACGATCAGGAGAACGAGCAGCGTCTTCGCCTGGAAAAGGCCGCTGCGCTGGCCGCTTCCAAGAAAGAGAACGATCAGGTGCTGATGCGCAACAAGGTGAACCAGAAGAAGCAACAG CAAATACATTGTCTGCTCGACTTTGCCAATCAGCAACAGAAGCAGCTTGCCCAATCGTAG
- the LOC117142128 gene encoding formin-like protein isoform X2, whose product MGAVKSRTITSADVDADEQLQHPNPHAHHHSMRNGHQHNGSISSGTLQKQDLRYDIGCSSQYQHVRQPSLRSRSQQPMPTTDELDRRFAKVLASMDLPPDKAKLLRNYDDEKKWDMICDQEMVQAKDPPSHYLSKLRTYLDPKASRSHRKRKMVGESTSTQVLRDLEISLRTNHIEWVKEFLDDTNQGLDALVDYLSFRLQMMRHEQRLQGVLCASEERLNLTNGGDGGEIVMGNSSSVSPGGGGGLLSHGNSTGHGLANGTLDSRQQHTMSYGFLRPTIADALDSPSLKRRSRHIAKLNMGAATDDIHVSIMCLRAIMNNKYGFNMVIQHREAINCIALSLIHKSLRTKALVLELLAAICLVKGGHEIILGSFDNFKDVCQEKRRFQTLMEYFMNFEAFNIDFMVACMQFMNIVVHSVEDMNYRVHLQYEFTALGLDKYLERIRLTESEELKVQISAYLDNVFDVAALMEDSETKTSALERVQELEDQLEREIDRNSEFLYKYAELESESLTLKTEREQLAMIRQKLEEELTVMQRMLQHNEQELKKRDTLLHTKNMELQTLSRSLPRSASSGDGSLANGGLMAGSTSGAASLTLPPPPPPMPASPTASSAAPPPPPPPAPPAPPPPPMMPGFSPLGSPSGSLASTAPSPPHAPPMLSSFQPPPPPVAGFMPAPDGAMTIKRKVPTKYKLPTLNWIALKPNQVRGTIFNELDDEKIFKQIDFNEFEERFKIGIGGALRNGSNGTEVDGSLQSSKRFKRPDNVSLLEHTRLRNIAISRRKLGMPIDDVIAAIHSLDLKKLSLENVELLQKMVPTDAEVKSYKEYIIERKDQQLLTEEDKFMLQLSRVERISSKLAIMNYMGNFVDSVHLISPQVQSIAGASNSLKQSRKFKAVLEIVLAFGNYLNSNKRGPAYGFKLQSLDTLIDTKSTDKRSSLLHYIVATIRAKFPELLNFESELYGTDKAASVALENVVADVQELEKGMDLVRKEAELRVKGAQTHILRDFLNNSEDKLKKIKSDLRHAQEAFKECVEYFGDSSRNADAAAFFALIVRFTRAFKQHDQENEQRLRLEKAAALAASKKENDQVLMRNKVNQKKQQEAVINELKSKAHSVREKKLLQQDEVYNGALEDILLGLKSEPYRRADAVRRSQRRRIDNNRLSRTLEEMDC is encoded by the exons GCTTCGATGGACTTGCCACCGGATAAAGCAAAGTTGCTGCGGAACTACGATGACGAGAAGAAGTGGGACATGATATGCGATCAA GAAATGGTGCAGGCAAAGGATCCGCCCTCACATTACTTGAGTAAACTGCGCACATATCTGGACCCAAAGGCATCAAGGAGTCATCGG AAACGGAAAATGGTCGGCGAGTCCACGTCCACCCAGGTGCTCCGCGATCTGGAGATCTCGCTGCGCACGAACCACATCGAGTGGGTGAAGGAGTTCCTGGATGACACGAACCAGGGTCTGGACGCCCTGGTCGACTATCTCAGCTTCCGACTGCAGATGATGCGGCACGAGCAGCGCCTTCAGGGTGTCTTATGTGCCTCGGAGGAGCGTCTGAATCTCACGAACGGCGGCGATGGCGGCGAGATAGTGATGGGAAACAGTAGTTCTGTTAGTCCTGGTGGAGGTGGTGGTTTACTATCCCATGGAAACAGTACGGGTCATGGTCTGGCCAATGGCACACTGGACTCGAGGCAGCAGCACACAATGTCCTATGGATTCCTACGACCCACCATTGCCGATGCTCTGGATAGTCCTAGTTTGAAGCGAAGGTCACGACATATTGCCAAATTAAACATGGGTGCCGCCACGGACGACATCCATGTGTCCATTATGTGCCTGCGAGCCATCATGAACAACAAGTATGGGTTCAACATGGTCATCCAGCATCGCGAGGCCATCAACTGCATTGCCTTGAGTCTTATCCACAAATCGCTGAGGACGAAAGCCCTGGTCCTGGAGCTGCTGGCAGCCATCTGTCTGGTAAAGGGCGGACACGAGATCATTTTGGGTTCGTTCGATAACTTCAAGGATGTGTGCCAGGAGAAGCGTCGCTTCCAAACGCTCATGGAGTACTTTATGAACTTCGAGGCCTTTAACATAGATTTTATGGTTGCCTGCATGCAGTTTATGAACATCGTTGTCCACTCGGTGGAGGACATGAACTACAGAGTCCACTTGCAGTACGAGTTTACGGCCCTGGGCTTGGATAAGTATCTGGAGCGAATTCGACTGACAGAATCGGAGGAGCTGAAGGTGCAGATATCAGCCTATTTGGACAACGTCTTCGATGTGGCTGCCTTGATGGAGGATTCCGAGACAAAAACTTCAGCCCTGGAACGAGTCCAGGAGCTTGAGGATCAACTTGAGCGAGAAATAGATCGTAACTCAGAGTTCCTCTATAAGTATGCGGAATTAGAGTCCGAGAGTCTAACGCTGAAAACGGAACGCGAGCAGCTGGCTATGATCCGGCAGAAGCTGGAGGAGGAACTTACAGTGATGCAGCGGATGTTGCAGCACAACGAGCAGGAACTGAAGAAGCGGGACACACTGCTGCACACAAAGAACATGGAGCTGCAGACGCTTTCGCGTTCCCTGCCACGATCCGCCTCCAGCGGCGATGGTTCTCTGGCGAATGGTGGCCTCATGGCTGGTTCCACTTCGGGGGCAGCCTCTCTAACATTGCCACCACCTCCGCCGCCAATGCCCGCCTCGCCTACTGCAAGTTCAGCTGCTCCTCCACCACCTCCGCCGCCAGCACCACCggctccaccaccaccgccaatGATGCCGGGCTTCAGTCCGCTGGGCAGTCCGAGCGGCAGCCTAGCCTCGACAGCGCCATCGCCGCCACATGCCCCGCCTATGCTAAGCTCCTTCCAACCACCACCGCCTCCAGTGGCCGGCTTTATGCCCGCTCCCGATGGCGCCATGACCATCAAACGCAAGGTGCCCACTAAATACAAGTTGCCCACCTTGAACTGGATAGCACTAAAGCCTAATCAG GTACGTGGTACAATATTCAACGAGCTGGATGACGAAAAGATCTTCAAGCAAATCGACTTCAACGAGTTTGAGGAGCGATTCAAGATCGGCATTGGCGGCGCCTTGCGCAATGGTAGCAATGGAACCGAGGTTGATGGGTCGCTGCAGTCCAGCAAACGCTTCAAGAGGCCCGACAATGTCTCGCTGCTGGAGCACACGAGGTTAAGAAACATTG CAATCTCCCGTCGCAAGCTGGGTATGCCCATTGACGATGTCATCGCCGCCATCCATAGTCTGGACCTGAAGAAACTTTCCCTGGAGAACGTCGAGCTGCTGCAAAAAATGGTGCCCACGGATGCCGAGGTCAAATCCTACAAGGAATACATCATCGAGCGCAAGGACCAGCAGCTACTCACCGAAGAAGACAAGTTTATGCTGCAGTTGTCGCGTGTGGAGCGTATCTCGTCCAAGCTAGCCATTATGAACTACATGGGCAATTTTGTCGACAGCGTTCATCTCATTAGTCCG CAAGTGCAATCGATAGCAGGAGCGTCGAATTCCTTAAAACAATCTCGAAAATTCAAGGCGGTTTTAGAAATTGTCCTGGCTTTCGGCAACTATCTCAACAGCAACAAACGGGGACCAGCCTATGGCTTTAAGCTGCAATCGCTGGACACGCTGATCGATACAAAATCCACAGACAAGCGATCGTCGCTGCTTCACTATATTGTGGCCACCATACGGGCCAAGTTCCCGGAACTGCTGAACTTCGAGAGCGAGCTGTATGGAACAGACAAGGCTGCATCGGTGGCACTAGAGAATGTGGTGGCCGATGTTCAGGAGCTGGAAAAGGGCATGGATCTGGTGCGCAAGGAGGCCGAGTTGCGAGTGAAGGGTGCCCAAACGCATATACTGCGGGACTTCCTGAACAACAGCGAGGACAAGCTGAAGAAGATCAAGAGCGATCTGCGGCATGCACAGGAAGCGTTCAAGGAGTGCGTTGAGTACTTTGGCGACTCCTCACGGAATGCAGATGCGGCTGCTTTCTTTGCGTTGATCGTACGCTTCACAAGAGCGTTTAAG CAACACGATCAGGAGAACGAGCAGCGTCTTCGCCTGGAAAAGGCCGCTGCGCTGGCCGCTTCCAAGAAAGAGAACGATCAGGTGCTGATGCGCAACAAGGTGAACCAGAAGAAGCAACAG GAAGCTGTCATAAACGAGCTGAAGAGCAAGGCGCACTCGGTGCGCGAGAAAAAGCTACTGCAGCAGGACGAGGTGTACAACGGAGCCCTGGAGGACATCCTGCTTGGCCTGAAGAGCGAGCCGTACCGGCGGGCTGATGCTGTGCGGCGGTCGCAGCGCCGGAGGATCGACAATAATCGTTTGTCGCGCACCCTGGAGGAAATGGATTGTTAG